In Wenyingzhuangia fucanilytica, the following are encoded in one genomic region:
- a CDS encoding NADH:ubiquinone reductase (Na(+)-transporting) subunit B, whose protein sequence is MDFLRKKFDEIRKPFNPGGKFEKFAPAINSIDTLLFVPKHNTHKGAHIRDGVDLKRVMITVIFALLPALLFGMYNLGYQHFSQLGESTAFIDCMIFGAWKFLPMLLVSYGVGLAIEIGFAVYNKHEVNEGYLVSGMLIPLIMPVDFPLWMLAISVIFAVFIGKEAFGGTGMNIFNPALIARAFAFFSYAPQMSGDKVWVADASTIDAVSGETILGKLAAGSDAGWSVLDMFLGYVPGSVGETSVLAILIGAAILIATGVGSWKIMTGVVVGGAAMGLIFNALGLNALMEFPWWQHLLVGGFAFGAVFMATDPVSGAQTEKGKWIYGILIGFFAIMIRVFNGAYPEGMMMAILLMNVFAPTVDHYVIAGNIKKRKKRLKAA, encoded by the coding sequence ATGGATTTTTTAAGAAAGAAATTTGACGAAATAAGAAAGCCTTTCAACCCGGGAGGTAAATTCGAAAAATTTGCTCCAGCAATAAACTCTATAGATACTTTGTTATTTGTGCCTAAGCACAATACTCACAAAGGAGCACATATTAGAGATGGTGTAGATTTAAAAAGAGTAATGATCACAGTAATATTTGCTTTATTACCAGCATTGTTATTTGGGATGTACAATTTAGGATACCAACATTTTTCTCAGTTAGGAGAGAGTACAGCTTTTATAGACTGTATGATTTTTGGAGCTTGGAAATTTTTACCAATGTTATTAGTTTCTTACGGTGTAGGATTGGCTATTGAGATTGGTTTTGCTGTTTACAATAAGCATGAAGTTAATGAAGGGTATTTAGTTTCTGGAATGTTAATTCCTTTAATTATGCCAGTTGATTTTCCTTTATGGATGTTAGCTATCTCAGTAATTTTTGCTGTGTTTATTGGTAAAGAAGCTTTTGGAGGTACAGGAATGAATATTTTTAACCCTGCTTTAATTGCTCGTGCTTTTGCATTTTTCTCATACGCTCCTCAAATGTCTGGAGATAAGGTATGGGTGGCTGACGCAAGTACTATTGATGCTGTTTCTGGTGAAACTATTTTAGGAAAATTAGCTGCAGGATCTGATGCAGGTTGGTCTGTTTTAGATATGTTTTTAGGGTATGTTCCTGGTTCTGTAGGAGAAACTTCAGTATTGGCCATTTTAATTGGAGCCGCAATTTTAATCGCTACAGGAGTTGGTTCTTGGAAAATTATGACAGGAGTTGTTGTAGGTGGTGCTGCAATGGGGTTAATATTTAATGCGTTAGGATTAAATGCCTTAATGGAATTCCCTTGGTGGCAACATTTATTAGTAGGAGGTTTTGCTTTTGGAGCAGTATTTATGGCAACAGATCCAGTATCTGGTGCACAAACTGAAAAAGGAAAATGGATCTACGGAATATTAATCGGTTTCTTTGCAATTATGATTCGTGTATTTAACGGAGCATATCCAGAAGGAATGATGATGGCCATTTTATTAATGAACGTTTTTGCTCCAACTGTAGATCATTATGTGATTGCAGGGAACATTAAAAAGCGTAAAAAACGTTTAAAAGCTGCATAA
- a CDS encoding Na(+)-translocating NADH-quinone reductase subunit A, with protein sequence MSQDIRVKKGLNIKLKGQAAMTTAAVSRSDFYAIKPTDFHGIIPKLAVKAGDEVIVGDVVFFSKGNDRIKFTSPVSGTVKEIKRGAKRKVLAVIIESKPEDQFKDFGAADPLKLEKEAVLEKILESGSFAYVKQRPYDIVANPSDTPKAIFVSSFDTNPLGPNYAFALKGKEEAFQAGINALSKLTEGAVNLSVDANEASFFSKVENATVFNVTGKHPAGNVGTQIAAINPINQGERVWTVSAQGVATIGELFLTGNYNPTKLVALAGSEVKNPQYYALAAGQSIKSLVEQSADVKGSRIISGNVLTGTQIQLDDYLGFYDNVITVIPEGNKHRFMGWLPFVGSGSIHSAAKTSFAWLNPNKEYVLDTSLNGEERALVVTGEMEKVVPLDIFPLQLLKACIANDIEKMENLGIYEVAPEDFALVDYTNTSKIEAQEIIRQGLDLMIKEVG encoded by the coding sequence ATGTCACAAGACATTAGGGTAAAAAAAGGCTTAAACATTAAGCTTAAAGGGCAAGCGGCTATGACTACAGCTGCTGTTTCTCGTTCCGATTTCTACGCTATTAAACCTACAGATTTTCATGGTATTATACCAAAACTTGCTGTTAAAGCAGGTGATGAAGTTATTGTTGGTGATGTAGTTTTCTTTTCTAAAGGAAATGACAGGATTAAGTTTACATCTCCTGTAAGTGGAACGGTTAAAGAGATTAAGAGAGGTGCTAAACGTAAAGTTTTAGCAGTTATTATTGAATCAAAACCAGAAGACCAATTTAAAGACTTTGGCGCTGCTGATCCTCTAAAATTAGAGAAAGAAGCAGTGTTAGAGAAGATTTTGGAGAGTGGAAGTTTTGCTTATGTAAAACAACGTCCTTACGACATTGTAGCAAATCCTTCGGATACTCCAAAAGCTATTTTTGTGTCTTCATTTGATACCAATCCTTTAGGACCAAACTATGCATTTGCATTAAAAGGTAAAGAGGAGGCTTTTCAAGCAGGTATCAATGCATTGTCTAAATTGACTGAAGGAGCAGTAAACTTATCGGTTGATGCTAATGAGGCTAGTTTCTTTAGCAAAGTTGAAAATGCAACGGTTTTTAATGTAACTGGTAAACATCCGGCAGGGAATGTAGGTACTCAAATAGCTGCAATTAATCCTATTAATCAAGGAGAACGTGTTTGGACAGTAAGTGCACAAGGAGTAGCTACTATTGGTGAGTTGTTTTTAACAGGAAACTACAATCCAACTAAATTGGTTGCTTTGGCAGGTTCAGAAGTTAAAAATCCTCAATATTATGCCTTGGCTGCTGGTCAAAGTATAAAATCTTTAGTTGAGCAAAGTGCTGATGTTAAAGGTTCTAGAATTATTTCTGGAAACGTTTTAACTGGAACGCAAATCCAATTAGATGATTACTTAGGTTTTTATGACAATGTGATTACTGTAATCCCAGAAGGAAACAAGCACCGCTTTATGGGGTGGTTGCCTTTTGTAGGAAGCGGTTCTATCCATAGTGCAGCTAAAACATCTTTTGCATGGTTAAATCCAAACAAAGAATATGTTTTAGACACTAGTTTAAATGGAGAAGAAAGAGCATTGGTAGTAACTGGTGAAATGGAAAAGGTTGTGCCTTTAGATATTTTCCCATTACAACTATTAAAAGCTTGTATTGCAAATGATATTGAGAAAATGGAAAATTTAGGGATTTACGAGGTAGCTCCTGAAGATTTTGCATTGGTAGATTATACCAACACTTCAAAAATTGAAGCTCAAGAGATCATCAGACAAGGATTAGACTTAATGATTAAAGAAGTAGGATAA
- a CDS encoding DUF5103 domain-containing protein, translating into MLFKYLVILLISPIALYAQISDAFHIKTVSIKNSNRDFSETIQPLNSSFSFSFDDINGYQDEYYYLITLCEIDWTPSKIPTSYYIDGFNNMQINNMENSFGTLHNYTHYEFSIPNEDTKITKSGNYLFQILNEENEVVCERKIVLYENKISVSVNISESRDLSSFNEKQAVSLVIQNNGLPINFPNSEIQTFIFQNSDPQIRSPFLKPTFTERNTYTYRPSKETEFIAGNEFLNFDNNEILRNTRYISSSYREDNYFNTILFTQKSRANSTYTYNPDINGNFVVRNFRSNTPETEAEYSNVLFTLTNLQEYKDKDIYVYGAFNNYQINDENKLNLDESGKYLTCSIFLKQGFYNYDFVVYDNQKIDKKTISGSYFETENNYEALVYFQPTNSIYYEVVGYGIGNSKQQIEN; encoded by the coding sequence ATGCTTTTTAAATATTTAGTTATTTTACTTATTTCTCCCATTGCTCTTTACGCTCAAATATCTGATGCTTTTCATATAAAAACCGTTAGCATTAAAAACAGCAATAGAGATTTTTCTGAAACCATACAGCCCCTGAACAGCTCTTTTAGTTTTAGTTTTGATGATATTAATGGTTATCAAGATGAATATTATTACTTGATTACTCTTTGCGAAATTGATTGGACTCCCTCAAAAATTCCTACTTCATATTACATCGATGGGTTTAATAATATGCAAATTAACAACATGGAAAATTCTTTTGGAACTTTACATAATTACACCCATTACGAATTTTCTATTCCAAATGAAGACACAAAAATCACAAAATCTGGAAACTATCTTTTTCAGATTTTAAATGAAGAAAACGAAGTGGTTTGTGAAAGAAAAATAGTGCTCTATGAAAATAAAATTTCTGTAAGTGTAAACATTTCTGAAAGTAGAGATTTATCCTCTTTTAACGAAAAACAAGCAGTTTCATTAGTTATTCAAAATAATGGACTCCCTATTAATTTTCCAAATTCAGAAATCCAAACTTTTATATTTCAGAATAGCGACCCACAAATACGCTCTCCCTTTTTAAAACCTACTTTTACAGAAAGAAACACCTACACTTACAGGCCTAGTAAAGAAACTGAATTTATTGCAGGAAATGAGTTTCTTAATTTTGACAACAACGAAATTTTAAGAAATACAAGATATATTTCTTCATCATACAGAGAAGATAATTATTTTAACACTATCCTATTTACTCAAAAAAGCAGAGCCAACAGCACTTATACTTACAACCCTGATATTAACGGAAATTTTGTTGTGAGAAACTTTAGATCTAACACTCCAGAAACCGAAGCAGAGTACAGTAATGTTTTATTTACTTTGACTAACTTACAAGAGTATAAAGACAAAGATATATATGTTTATGGAGCTTTTAACAATTATCAAATTAATGATGAAAACAAATTAAATCTAGATGAATCTGGCAAATATTTAACTTGTAGCATATTTTTAAAACAAGGTTTTTACAATTATGATTTTGTAGTTTACGACAATCAAAAAATAGATAAGAAAACCATTAGCGGATCATATTTTGAAACAGAAAACAACTACGAAGCTTTGGTTTATTTTCAACCTACCAACTCTATTTATTACGAAGTAGTAGGTTACGGAATTGGAAACAGTAAACAGCAAATAGAAAATTAG
- the apaG gene encoding Co2+/Mg2+ efflux protein ApaG produces MTEATTQGIKISVNTVFCGVQERNQQKHYLYDYYISIENLSPYTVQLFSRHWEIYDSLNHTEIVEGEGVIGIQPILKSGEKHAYKSHCILLSNCGSMKGYYTMLNLDDKKTFRVAVPSFQLQTKSIMN; encoded by the coding sequence ATGACTGAGGCAACAACTCAAGGAATAAAAATTTCTGTAAATACTGTTTTTTGTGGTGTGCAGGAGCGCAACCAACAAAAGCACTATTTATATGACTACTATATTAGTATTGAAAATTTATCACCATACACTGTTCAATTATTTTCTAGACATTGGGAAATTTACGACTCTTTAAACCACACCGAAATTGTTGAAGGAGAAGGAGTCATTGGCATACAACCTATTCTGAAATCTGGAGAAAAACACGCATATAAATCTCACTGTATATTGCTTTCTAACTGTGGATCTATGAAAGGTTATTACACCATGTTAAACCTTGACGATAAAAAAACATTTAGAGTTGCCGTTCCATCGTTTCAGCTGCAAACCAAATCTATTATGAACTAA
- a CDS encoding DUF6695 family protein produces the protein MMYDGVIVVLSYPDTVVRPAHSEFSSKVWPKLGIGSENAIQAGHAAMLLIDKKTSEINYFDFGRYITSYGNGRVRCKETDPELVVPFVAEFKDDVLVNLNEILLWLDAHPEKTHGDGRLVASVNSEIDYKKALDFVNDLISKKEIPYGAFVKNGSNCARFVTDAILNSCGNKSIVLKLKTSNLLTPSPIGNAIKGTTEDDIYVIENQKIDHYTNRSVIKEYGACFLKKFDRELNLIGTELPNKALFDLENATWLGGIGSGAWFKITSKDDVNLYRIARYTVKGEKDFEGVFKIKDFSFNMDEAYEFVHPTNCVEVYIEQNSKEYILCKISS, from the coding sequence ATGATGTATGATGGTGTTATAGTAGTGTTGTCTTATCCAGATACAGTGGTTCGTCCGGCACATTCGGAGTTTTCAAGTAAGGTTTGGCCTAAGTTGGGAATTGGTAGCGAAAATGCTATTCAAGCCGGTCATGCCGCAATGTTGTTAATTGATAAAAAAACATCAGAAATAAATTATTTTGATTTTGGTAGGTACATAACTTCATACGGTAATGGCCGTGTAAGATGTAAAGAAACAGATCCTGAGTTGGTTGTTCCTTTTGTAGCTGAATTCAAAGATGATGTTTTAGTGAATTTAAATGAAATTTTACTTTGGTTAGATGCGCATCCTGAAAAAACGCATGGTGATGGAAGGCTAGTCGCTAGTGTGAACTCAGAAATTGATTACAAAAAAGCTTTAGATTTTGTAAATGATTTAATTAGCAAAAAGGAAATTCCTTATGGTGCTTTTGTTAAAAACGGAAGTAATTGTGCAAGGTTTGTTACAGATGCTATTTTAAATTCTTGCGGAAATAAATCCATTGTGTTAAAATTAAAAACTTCAAATTTATTAACTCCTAGTCCTATAGGGAATGCAATTAAAGGAACTACCGAAGATGATATTTATGTGATTGAAAATCAAAAAATAGATCACTATACCAATAGATCTGTAATTAAAGAATATGGTGCTTGTTTCTTAAAAAAGTTTGATAGGGAGTTGAATTTAATTGGAACGGAGTTGCCTAATAAAGCGCTTTTTGATTTAGAAAATGCAACTTGGTTGGGTGGAATAGGTAGTGGTGCTTGGTTTAAAATAACCTCTAAAGACGATGTAAATTTATATCGAATTGCAAGGTATACAGTTAAAGGCGAAAAAGATTTCGAAGGTGTTTTTAAGATAAAAGACTTTAGTTTTAATATGGATGAAGCTTATGAGTTTGTACATCCTACAAATTGTGTAGAAGTTTATATTGAACAAAATTCCAAAGAGTATATCTTGTGTAAAATTAGTTCATAA
- a CDS encoding NRDE family protein: protein MCTVTYVPSKKGFVFTSNRDEQKSRKTIAPSSYVEDGASLFYPKDEVAGGTWIGVAEHKRLVCLLNGGFVYHDPTIKFPKSRGVVVKSILTSKNLLNTLNTIDLNGVAPFTLIVVDWNNTSNIYELVWCRKEKKLTELSVEQPYIWSSSTLYTAEVKIQREEWFKKNLLALSADIKQKVLEFHQDENLGNQEISPKMKRDVVETVSTTMVIKNKEALLMEYHDYVNQEVLQYDDLFSAVKV, encoded by the coding sequence ATGTGTACAGTAACTTATGTTCCTAGTAAAAAAGGATTTGTTTTTACATCAAATAGAGATGAACAAAAATCTAGAAAAACCATTGCTCCATCTAGTTATGTTGAGGATGGGGCGAGCTTGTTTTATCCTAAAGATGAAGTAGCTGGAGGAACTTGGATTGGTGTTGCTGAACACAAACGTTTGGTTTGTTTGCTAAATGGAGGTTTTGTTTATCACGATCCAACTATAAAATTTCCAAAAAGTAGAGGGGTAGTAGTAAAATCTATTTTAACCTCTAAAAATTTATTGAATACTTTAAATACTATCGATTTAAATGGGGTTGCTCCTTTTACGTTAATAGTGGTAGATTGGAATAATACTTCTAATATTTATGAGTTGGTTTGGTGTAGAAAAGAAAAAAAGTTAACAGAACTTTCGGTTGAGCAGCCATATATTTGGTCGTCTTCTACATTGTATACAGCTGAGGTTAAAATTCAACGAGAAGAGTGGTTTAAAAAGAATTTACTTGCTCTATCAGCAGATATTAAGCAAAAAGTTTTGGAATTTCATCAAGATGAAAATTTAGGAAATCAAGAAATTTCTCCTAAAATGAAAAGAGATGTGGTTGAAACAGTTAGTACAACAATGGTGATTAAAAACAAGGAAGCTTTGTTAATGGAATATCACGATTATGTCAATCAAGAAGTTTTGCAATATGATGATTTGTTTAGCGCTGTAAAAGTATAG
- a CDS encoding anthranilate synthase component I family protein has translation MQRIQKLFTVDNTPQIKEQLLVWGAQHNTVAWLDSNNNTKTNIEGFLAIDQISFITSDYHNAFEQLKFYVDNIQDYAFGYLGYDLKNDVEKLSSHNIDETNFPDLYFFQPKKLIEVQKDGILFRYPKDLAEDIDKDWKAILASKKEISAKKPLDIHHRIDKETYIKQVEKALKEIHKGEVYELNFCQEFYAKNASIHPVNTYLDLNTISQAPFATFLKIKDLFLLSASPERFLQKKGDTLVSEPIKGTARRRTLPEKDISQIELLKNNTKEIAENIMIVDLVRNDLSHIAQKGTVSVNELCKIYTFKQVHQMISSITCKIKPNIHMVDAIKACYPMGSMTGAPKIAAMKFIEDLEASKRGIYSGAVGYFTPEQDFDFNVVIRSIVYNQSKNYVSFSVGSAITAKANPEQEYEECLLKAKAMREVLSN, from the coding sequence ATGCAACGCATACAAAAGCTTTTTACGGTTGATAACACTCCACAAATAAAAGAACAACTTTTAGTTTGGGGAGCACAACACAACACAGTTGCTTGGTTGGATTCTAACAACAACACCAAAACCAATATTGAAGGTTTTTTAGCTATTGATCAAATTAGTTTTATAACTTCTGATTATCATAACGCATTTGAACAATTAAAATTTTATGTAGATAACATTCAAGATTATGCTTTTGGATATTTAGGTTATGATTTAAAAAATGATGTAGAAAAATTAAGTTCTCATAATATTGATGAAACTAATTTTCCTGATTTATATTTTTTTCAGCCCAAAAAACTGATTGAAGTCCAAAAAGACGGAATTCTTTTTAGATACCCTAAAGATTTAGCCGAAGATATTGATAAAGATTGGAAGGCCATTCTAGCATCTAAAAAAGAAATATCAGCAAAAAAGCCTCTTGATATTCATCATAGAATTGATAAAGAAACCTATATTAAACAAGTTGAAAAAGCACTTAAAGAAATTCACAAAGGAGAAGTTTATGAATTAAACTTTTGTCAGGAATTTTATGCAAAAAACGCAAGTATTCATCCTGTTAATACCTATTTAGATTTAAACACTATTTCTCAGGCTCCCTTTGCTACTTTTTTAAAGATTAAAGATTTGTTTCTTTTATCTGCATCTCCCGAAAGATTTTTACAAAAAAAAGGAGACACTTTGGTTTCTGAACCTATTAAGGGAACCGCAAGGAGGAGAACTTTACCCGAAAAAGATATTTCGCAAATTGAACTGTTAAAAAACAACACCAAGGAGATTGCAGAAAATATTATGATTGTAGATTTGGTTAGAAATGACTTATCTCATATTGCTCAAAAAGGAACTGTTAGTGTTAATGAACTTTGCAAGATTTATACTTTTAAGCAAGTGCACCAAATGATTTCTTCTATTACCTGTAAAATAAAGCCCAACATCCACATGGTTGATGCCATTAAAGCGTGTTATCCTATGGGTAGTATGACTGGAGCTCCAAAAATTGCTGCCATGAAATTTATTGAAGATTTAGAAGCTAGCAAAAGAGGAATTTATTCTGGAGCTGTAGGATATTTTACTCCAGAACAAGATTTTGATTTTAATGTGGTGATCAGAAGTATTGTGTACAACCAATCTAAAAACTATGTGTCTTTTTCTGTAGGAAGTGCTATTACCGCAAAAGCAAATCCGGAACAAGAATACGAGGAATGTTTGTTAAAAGCCAAAGCGATGCGAGAAGTTTTAAGCAACTAA
- the tilS gene encoding tRNA lysidine(34) synthetase TilS — MLQKLETHLEKNFPFLKGKKLLITVSGGIDSVVLAHVFHQLKYQIGIAHCNFQLRGIESDLDERFVEKIAKEFNCQFHSIQFLTKEYCKKNKVNIQIGARELRYDWFQKLYTEYEYDYILTAHHLNDVMETFFINLSRGTGLDGLASIPPINQNIIRPFLIVSRNDIETYANNLNIKWREDQSNAETKYIRNKIRHHITPELYKLHPNFEENFLNTVLKIHDSKIFIKQKIAALQKEIFTTKENDFIIDKNIIKNLSDFEIYELFKPFDFTATQEIKKLIATQTGKQIYSSTHTLLNNRDSLILSINTQDLNEDVYMIEHMQDIHHLPISLNFSFANKEISKDCIALNLEQTSFPLMIRKWKDGDYFHPTGMRGKKKISKYFKDEKFSLRDKENTWLLCNHQQQIIWIIGHRADRILTCKPEKENLVYISV; from the coding sequence GTGCTACAAAAACTAGAAACTCATCTTGAGAAAAACTTTCCTTTTTTAAAAGGTAAAAAACTATTAATTACTGTTTCTGGCGGAATTGACAGCGTGGTTTTAGCCCATGTTTTTCATCAATTAAAATATCAAATTGGTATTGCTCACTGCAACTTTCAACTTAGAGGAATAGAAAGTGATTTAGACGAAAGATTTGTAGAAAAAATAGCCAAAGAATTCAACTGTCAATTTCATAGCATTCAATTTTTAACCAAAGAATATTGCAAAAAAAACAAAGTAAACATTCAAATTGGAGCCAGAGAATTACGTTATGATTGGTTTCAGAAATTATACACAGAATATGAGTATGATTATATTTTAACCGCACATCATTTAAACGATGTGATGGAAACATTTTTCATCAACTTATCAAGAGGTACAGGATTAGATGGATTGGCTAGTATTCCTCCTATTAATCAAAACATTATTAGGCCGTTTTTAATTGTTTCTAGAAACGATATTGAAACTTATGCAAACAATCTTAATATCAAATGGCGAGAGGACCAAAGCAATGCCGAAACAAAATACATTAGGAACAAAATAAGGCATCATATTACCCCTGAATTATATAAACTTCATCCAAATTTTGAAGAAAACTTTTTAAATACAGTTTTAAAAATTCACGATAGTAAAATCTTCATCAAACAAAAAATTGCAGCCTTGCAAAAAGAAATTTTTACTACTAAAGAAAATGATTTTATTATTGATAAAAACATCATTAAAAATCTTTCTGATTTTGAAATTTACGAACTTTTTAAACCGTTTGATTTTACTGCTACGCAAGAAATTAAAAAACTTATTGCAACACAAACAGGTAAGCAAATTTACTCTAGCACTCACACACTTTTAAACAATAGAGACAGTTTAATTTTATCTATAAACACTCAGGATTTAAACGAAGATGTTTATATGATAGAACATATGCAAGACATACATCACCTACCCATTTCTTTAAATTTTTCTTTTGCAAACAAGGAAATTTCTAAAGACTGTATAGCCTTAAATTTAGAGCAAACATCTTTTCCTTTAATGATTAGAAAATGGAAAGATGGTGACTATTTTCATCCTACAGGAATGAGAGGAAAGAAAAAAATTAGTAAATATTTTAAAGATGAAAAATTCTCTTTAAGAGATAAAGAAAATACTTGGTTGTTATGCAATCATCAACAACAAATTATTTGGATTATTGGTCATAGAGCAGATAGGATATTAACCTGCAAACCCGAAAAAGAAAATTTAGTCTACATTTCTGTTTAA